A genome region from Cerasicoccus sp. TK19100 includes the following:
- a CDS encoding type II toxin-antitoxin system VapC family toxin: MPPETSNYGIDTSVFVRLLTGHPEPDFTKTTKALERLFAEKAAAQLFVSNQVIGEAYITLQHFYEISKADARKAMLALFSAGAVQPLNGHAVIEILEKTTGAGLLDRLIAQEYTARDFEVLTNDKRMARLDGCQLLK; this comes from the coding sequence ATGCCGCCAGAGACATCAAACTACGGGATTGATACCTCGGTTTTTGTTCGGCTGCTCACCGGGCATCCGGAGCCAGATTTTACGAAAACAACCAAGGCGTTGGAGCGGCTCTTTGCTGAGAAAGCTGCAGCTCAATTATTCGTGTCGAATCAAGTGATCGGCGAAGCTTACATTACGCTGCAGCATTTTTATGAAATATCCAAAGCCGATGCGCGAAAGGCGATGCTGGCGCTTTTTAGTGCTGGTGCTGTGCAGCCCTTGAATGGACATGCGGTGATTGAGATACTGGAAAAAACAACTGGCGCGGGGTTGCTGGACCGCCTCATCGCACAAGAATACACTGCGCGGGATTTTGAGGTGCTGACGAACGACAAACGCATGGCCCGGCTGGACGGTTGCCAATTGCTCAAGTAG
- a CDS encoding glycerol-3-phosphate dehydrogenase/oxidase, whose amino-acid sequence MNRDLALDKLKNHDEPFDFVIIGGGATGLGCAVDAASRGHSVALIEMADFAKATSSRSTKLVHGGVRYLKQGNISLVLEALKERGRLCENAPHLVSHQAFIVPIYSWWEGPFYGIGMKVYDMLAGRLGLEPSENLSREETLKRIPTLEQEGLQGGVIYYDGQFDDSRLAVNLAQTVFDQGGIAINYVKAVGLEKEAGLISGVECEDVETNEHFHIRAKAVINATGIFSDSVRHLDDPSAQKMITASQGVHLVLPKEFVPGDAAVMVPHTTDGRVLFAVPWHEHVVVGTTDTPRDNIELEPRALEEEIDFILANAAQYLARDPQRSDVLSVFAGLRPLVKSGGSGNTAAISRDHTIVVADSGLITICGGKWTTYRKMAEDCIDQAEMIAGIETRPCATAELKIHGATDTPATDHALMSLYGSDGRDIHAQNEAQPELAAQLHPDLPYTVGEVHWAVKHEMARKAEDVLARRTRALFLNAQAAHDSAQPVAEIIAAELGKSADWATAEAQRFQKLASGYLVKK is encoded by the coding sequence ATGAATCGCGATCTTGCCCTCGATAAACTAAAGAACCACGACGAACCGTTTGACTTCGTCATCATCGGCGGCGGCGCTACCGGCCTCGGGTGTGCGGTCGACGCCGCCAGCCGCGGACACTCCGTCGCGCTGATCGAAATGGCGGACTTCGCCAAGGCTACCTCCAGCCGCAGCACGAAGCTCGTCCACGGCGGCGTGCGCTACCTCAAGCAAGGTAACATCTCACTCGTGCTTGAAGCGCTCAAAGAGCGCGGTCGCCTCTGCGAAAACGCGCCGCACCTCGTGAGCCATCAGGCGTTCATCGTGCCGATCTACAGTTGGTGGGAAGGCCCGTTTTACGGCATCGGCATGAAGGTTTATGACATGCTCGCTGGTCGCCTCGGCCTGGAGCCATCAGAGAACCTGAGCCGCGAGGAAACCCTGAAGCGCATCCCCACGCTGGAGCAGGAGGGCTTGCAGGGCGGCGTCATTTATTACGATGGCCAGTTCGACGATTCGCGCCTCGCGGTCAACCTCGCGCAAACGGTGTTCGACCAAGGCGGCATTGCGATCAATTACGTGAAGGCCGTCGGTCTGGAGAAAGAAGCCGGCCTGATCTCCGGCGTCGAATGCGAGGACGTCGAGACCAATGAACATTTCCACATTCGCGCCAAAGCCGTCATCAACGCGACCGGTATTTTCAGCGACAGCGTGCGCCACCTCGACGACCCCAGCGCGCAAAAGATGATCACCGCCAGCCAGGGCGTGCACCTCGTGTTGCCCAAAGAATTTGTTCCCGGCGACGCCGCAGTAATGGTCCCGCACACCACCGATGGTCGCGTGCTTTTCGCCGTGCCGTGGCACGAACATGTCGTCGTCGGCACCACGGACACGCCACGCGACAACATCGAGCTGGAGCCCCGCGCGCTGGAGGAAGAGATCGACTTCATCCTGGCCAACGCCGCGCAATACCTCGCGCGTGACCCGCAGCGCAGTGACGTGCTAAGCGTCTTCGCAGGCTTGCGACCACTCGTCAAAAGCGGTGGCAGCGGCAACACCGCCGCCATCTCGCGCGACCACACCATCGTCGTCGCCGACAGCGGGCTGATCACGATTTGCGGCGGCAAGTGGACCACCTATCGCAAGATGGCCGAAGACTGCATCGACCAGGCCGAGATGATTGCCGGAATTGAAACCCGCCCCTGCGCAACAGCGGAATTAAAGATCCACGGTGCCACCGACACCCCCGCCACGGACCATGCGCTGATGAGCCTCTACGGCAGCGATGGGCGCGACATCCATGCGCAAAACGAGGCCCAGCCAGAGCTCGCCGCCCAGCTCCACCCCGACCTGCCCTACACCGTGGGCGAGGTCCACTGGGCCGTGAAGCACGAGATGGCCCGCAAGGCCGAAGACGTCCTGGCCCGTCGCACGCGCGCTTTGTTTTTAAATGCGCAAGCCGCCCATGACAGCGCCCAACCGGTGGCGGAAATCATCGCTGCCGAGCTTGGCAAAAGCGCCGACTGGGCCACCGCCGAAGCCCAGCGTTTTCAAAAACTCGCCAGCGGCTATCTCGTAAAAAAGTAA
- a CDS encoding AbrB/MazE/SpoVT family DNA-binding domain-containing protein has product MLLKITSKRQVTFPKEVMDKLHLQSGDVIELQDTGEGYVLKPKRFDASLLAPLRNKVNMTLPAPNMDAIRHAARDIKLRD; this is encoded by the coding sequence ATGCTTTTAAAGATCACCAGCAAGCGCCAAGTGACTTTCCCCAAGGAGGTCATGGACAAGCTGCACCTGCAATCGGGTGATGTCATCGAGCTGCAGGATACCGGCGAGGGCTATGTTTTGAAGCCCAAGCGCTTTGACGCGAGCTTGCTTGCGCCTCTGAGAAACAAAGTGAACATGACCCTGCCTGCTCCAAATATGGATGCGATTCGCCATGCCGCCAGAGACATCAAACTACGGGATTGA